A window of the Synechococcus sp. JA-3-3Ab genome harbors these coding sequences:
- a CDS encoding bifunctional ADP-dependent NAD(P)H-hydrate dehydratase/NAD(P)H-hydrate epimerase — MNPLPPAIPPVTPARRGDRDPRCQFDPATALVSAAQMQRLEEEIFAAGMPVAALMEKVGLAAFAQLQQDFPQAQRIGILCGTGHNGGDGLVVGRELRLAQRSVKVWLGKPDLKPLTAEHARYLRALGAEFVERVEALADCDLLIDALFGIGLNRPLGDPWAEAVEWANGSGIPILSLDLPSGLNDQTGEIWGCCIRASYTYALGLWKRGLWQEAALPWVGRLRRLDFGIPPWAWPEVEVPQVLLHPWPHFPPDPPLDTHKYRQGSLLLVAGSTTYAGAAVLAGLGSRASGVGMVTLAVPAELKGLVHSALPEVLVHAWEGIPSLLAEKPFQAVAVGPGVGETRRLLLEILLQDWAGIPWVIDADGLNALAEIGVERLPEHRIQAILTPHLGEFRRLFPHLPLSDRMEAAQRAAAQSGAVVVLKGARTVIASPTGECWVNPESTPALARGGSGDVLTGLIGGLVARRRAQLGQSMGIAELLSCACAGVWWHAQAAIHLAGERGLTGVDPAHLAEHLPKALRILRQQKPT, encoded by the coding sequence ATGAACCCTCTCCCCCCAGCGATACCGCCTGTAACACCAGCGCGGCGTGGCGATAGGGATCCCCGCTGCCAGTTCGACCCGGCCACCGCCCTGGTCAGCGCGGCGCAGATGCAGCGCCTTGAGGAGGAGATCTTCGCTGCCGGCATGCCCGTGGCCGCCCTGATGGAAAAGGTAGGGCTGGCCGCTTTTGCCCAGTTGCAACAGGATTTTCCCCAGGCCCAGCGCATCGGCATCCTCTGCGGGACAGGGCACAATGGCGGCGACGGCTTGGTGGTCGGACGAGAGCTGCGGCTGGCCCAAAGGTCGGTGAAGGTGTGGCTGGGCAAGCCAGATCTCAAACCCCTGACCGCCGAGCACGCCCGCTACCTCAGGGCCCTGGGGGCGGAGTTTGTGGAGCGGGTGGAGGCGTTGGCCGACTGCGACCTGCTCATCGACGCCCTCTTTGGCATTGGCCTAAACCGGCCCCTGGGGGATCCCTGGGCGGAGGCGGTGGAGTGGGCCAACGGCAGCGGCATTCCCATCCTCAGCCTGGACCTGCCCTCCGGCCTCAACGACCAGACAGGCGAGATCTGGGGCTGCTGCATCCGCGCCAGCTACACCTATGCCCTGGGCCTCTGGAAGCGGGGCCTGTGGCAGGAGGCGGCTCTGCCTTGGGTGGGACGTCTGCGCCGCCTCGATTTCGGCATTCCCCCTTGGGCCTGGCCGGAGGTGGAAGTTCCCCAGGTGTTGCTGCACCCCTGGCCCCATTTCCCCCCCGATCCGCCTTTGGATACCCACAAATACCGCCAGGGATCCCTGTTGCTGGTGGCGGGATCGACAACCTATGCCGGGGCGGCGGTGTTGGCCGGGCTGGGATCCCGCGCCAGCGGCGTGGGCATGGTAACCCTGGCGGTGCCGGCAGAATTGAAAGGGCTCGTCCACAGCGCTTTGCCGGAAGTCTTGGTTCACGCCTGGGAAGGGATCCCCTCCCTGCTGGCCGAGAAACCCTTTCAGGCAGTGGCGGTGGGGCCGGGCGTGGGAGAAACCCGCCGTCTGCTGCTGGAGATCCTGCTGCAGGATTGGGCCGGGATCCCTTGGGTGATCGACGCCGATGGCCTCAACGCCTTGGCGGAAATAGGGGTGGAGCGCTTGCCAGAACACAGGATCCAAGCCATCCTCACCCCGCACCTGGGGGAGTTTCGCCGGCTTTTTCCGCACCTCCCGCTTTCAGATCGCATGGAGGCAGCCCAGAGAGCAGCAGCCCAGAGCGGGGCAGTAGTGGTCTTGAAGGGGGCGCGGACGGTCATCGCCTCTCCTACGGGGGAATGCTGGGTCAACCCGGAAAGCACACCGGCTTTGGCCCGCGGCGGCAGCGGCGATGTTCTGACCGGCCTGATCGGCGGCCTGGTGGCGCGCAGAAGGGCTCAACTGGGTCAGTCGATGGGGATCGCGGAGCTGCTCAGTTGCGCCTGTGCGGGGGTGTGGTGGCATGCTCAAGCAGCCATCCATTTGGCGGGGGAACGGGGTCTAACGGGCGTGGATCCGGCCCACCTGGCGGAGCACCTGCCGAAAGCGCTGCGGATTCTGCGGCAACAAAAGCCCACTTAA
- a CDS encoding DUF2808 domain-containing protein, giving the protein MLRAVKRSWSLRLARLGTRLILAGLLVGVLSPSAAAQSGLVITGSEGVPVLSYRLDFRGIRGRLDRYRLTIPPQNVAVAEVQINGDRNFDAVIDPENVRLEVEGKPVELAEVYWNEEFRSLEVVARQPIAAGQEIRLVLSNVRNPSAAGIYRVEARVRGTEPNPLFRNVGNWLITIDDPERLTF; this is encoded by the coding sequence GTGTTGAGAGCAGTGAAGCGTTCGTGGAGCCTCCGCTTGGCCCGGCTGGGGACGAGGCTGATTTTGGCAGGCTTGTTGGTAGGGGTGCTGTCCCCTTCGGCAGCGGCGCAGTCGGGCCTGGTGATCACCGGCAGCGAAGGGGTACCTGTCCTCAGCTACCGGCTGGATTTTCGCGGCATTCGCGGTCGGTTGGATCGCTATCGCCTGACGATCCCGCCTCAGAACGTGGCGGTGGCAGAGGTGCAGATCAACGGGGATAGAAATTTCGATGCCGTCATCGACCCGGAGAACGTGCGCCTAGAGGTGGAGGGCAAGCCGGTGGAGCTGGCGGAAGTGTACTGGAACGAGGAGTTTCGCTCTTTGGAGGTGGTGGCCCGTCAGCCCATTGCCGCCGGCCAGGAGATCCGCTTGGTGCTCTCCAATGTGCGCAATCCTTCCGCTGCCGGCATCTACCGGGTAGAGGCGCGGGTACGGGGGACAGAGCCCAACCCCCTCTTCCGCAATGTGGGCAACTGGCTCATCACCATCGACGATCCGGAGCGGCTCACTTTCTAA
- a CDS encoding undecaprenyl-diphosphate phosphatase has protein sequence MLADIWYPNWWQALVLGMVQGITEFLPISSTAHLRVFPALLGWPDAGASFAAVIQLGSLGAVLIYFASDLRQLLLGSWKAWQKRDFQEESWRLLMGILVGTLPIVIAGWAVKAIWGSPPRQLWVVAAAAIGLALALGWAERVGKRRRDLHSLGIGDGLWVGLAQALALIPGVSRSGVTLTAALLLDLQRSAAARYSFLLGIPALFLAGVAEFIAEFRAEALLSQGLGTLSAFVFSYGSIDWLIRFLQRSSTWVFIVYRIGFGLFIFLGLALGFLQP, from the coding sequence GTGCTGGCCGATATCTGGTATCCCAACTGGTGGCAGGCCCTGGTCTTGGGCATGGTGCAAGGGATCACGGAATTTCTGCCCATCAGCAGCACGGCGCACCTGCGGGTGTTTCCAGCTTTGCTGGGCTGGCCGGATGCGGGGGCTTCCTTTGCGGCGGTGATCCAATTGGGCAGCCTGGGAGCGGTGTTGATCTACTTTGCTTCTGACCTGCGCCAGTTGCTCCTCGGCTCCTGGAAGGCTTGGCAGAAGCGAGATTTCCAGGAGGAGTCTTGGCGGCTGCTCATGGGGATCCTGGTGGGAACGCTGCCGATTGTCATAGCGGGCTGGGCCGTCAAGGCCATCTGGGGATCCCCGCCCCGGCAGTTGTGGGTGGTTGCCGCCGCCGCCATCGGCTTGGCCCTGGCTTTGGGCTGGGCAGAACGGGTGGGGAAGCGCCGGCGCGATCTGCACAGCCTGGGCATTGGGGATGGGCTCTGGGTGGGGCTGGCCCAGGCTTTGGCCCTGATCCCAGGGGTATCCCGCTCTGGTGTGACGCTGACGGCGGCTCTGTTGCTCGATTTGCAGCGCTCGGCTGCCGCCCGCTACTCCTTTTTGCTGGGGATCCCGGCCCTCTTTTTGGCCGGGGTGGCGGAGTTTATCGCCGAGTTCAGGGCAGAGGCGCTGCTGTCGCAGGGGCTGGGGACGCTCTCGGCCTTTGTCTTCTCCTACGGGTCCATCGACTGGCTAATTCGATTTTTGCAGCGCAGCAGCACCTGGGTGTTCATTGTCTATCGGATTGGTTTTGGCCTGTTCATTTTCCTGGGGCTGGCCCTGGGGTTTTTGCAACCTTAA
- the psbZ gene encoding photosystem II reaction center protein PsbZ produces MMLIFQIALLVLVLYSLLLVVAVPVLFSSASDWSRAKNVILVGSLLWVLMVIGVGVLSFFK; encoded by the coding sequence ATGATGCTCATTTTCCAAATTGCTTTGTTGGTGTTGGTGCTTTACAGCTTGCTGTTGGTGGTGGCGGTGCCGGTGCTCTTCAGCTCGGCCAGCGACTGGAGCCGGGCCAAGAATGTGATTTTGGTGGGATCCCTGCTCTGGGTGCTGATGGTGATCGGGGTGGGGGTACTTAGTTTCTTTAAGTGA